Proteins encoded within one genomic window of Hahella chejuensis KCTC 2396:
- a CDS encoding RNA polymerase sigma factor FliA produces the protein MSLANTYMMYSETRAERADTLVRQYAPLVKRIAHHLIARLPASVQVEDLIQAGMIGLLEAAQKYDAGKGAKFETYAGIRIRGAMVDEIRKGDWVPRSVHRNARNIAEAIHTIEARTGRDASDAEVAAELGVPLEQYHASLRDASSGKLFSLEELGFHGEGGSDDETLTADNPLSDIEQNAFLEKLSAAIDGLPEREKLVLSLYYDEELNLKEIGQVLSVSESRVSQIHSQATLRLRSRLSDWKNS, from the coding sequence ATGTCATTGGCGAATACTTATATGATGTATAGCGAGACGCGGGCGGAGCGCGCCGACACTCTGGTCAGGCAATACGCGCCTCTGGTCAAGCGCATCGCGCATCACCTGATCGCCCGTCTGCCCGCCAGCGTGCAGGTGGAGGATCTGATTCAGGCGGGCATGATCGGATTGCTGGAGGCCGCGCAGAAATACGACGCCGGCAAAGGCGCCAAATTTGAAACCTATGCGGGCATCCGCATTCGCGGCGCCATGGTGGACGAAATCCGTAAAGGCGATTGGGTGCCGCGCTCTGTGCACCGCAACGCCCGCAATATCGCGGAAGCGATACACACTATTGAAGCCCGCACCGGTCGCGACGCGTCGGATGCGGAAGTGGCGGCGGAGCTGGGCGTACCTCTGGAGCAATACCACGCCAGCCTGCGCGACGCCAGTTCGGGGAAGCTGTTCAGTCTGGAAGAGTTGGGCTTTCACGGGGAGGGCGGCTCTGACGATGAAACGTTAACCGCCGATAACCCCCTCAGCGATATCGAACAAAACGCCTTTCTGGAAAAATTGAGCGCCGCGATAGACGGTTTGCCGGAACGGGAGAAGCTGGTGCTGTCTCTCTACTATGACGAAGAACTCAACCTCAAGGAAATAGGCCAGGTGCTCTCAGTCAGCGAGTCCCGGGTCAGTCAGATTCATTCTCAGGCGACCTTGCGACTGCGATCCCGTCTCTCAGACTGGAAAAACAGCTAA
- a CDS encoding MinD/ParA family protein, with product MSKVHPVQVIAVTGGKGGVGKSNVSINLSLALADLGRRVVLLDADLGLANIDVLLGVTASRNIGDVLAGDCTLREVMIEGPGGIKIVPASSGTQHLTHLSPLEHAGLINAFSDISDDLDVLVIDTAAGISEQVLSFVRAAQEALVVVCDEPTSITDAYAVIKLLNKNHDMYRFRVLANMVRSEQEGRHLFGKLSKVSERFLEVALQYVGSIPFDEAVRKAVQRQRPVYEAYPRAKASLAFRQLAQKVDNWPLPTAPRGNLEFFVERLVHS from the coding sequence ATGAGCAAAGTACATCCGGTTCAAGTTATTGCAGTCACCGGAGGAAAGGGGGGTGTCGGCAAGAGCAATGTTTCCATAAATCTGTCTCTCGCGTTAGCGGATTTGGGACGTCGCGTGGTATTGCTGGATGCGGACCTCGGACTGGCCAATATTGATGTGTTGCTCGGCGTCACCGCCTCGCGCAATATCGGGGATGTGCTGGCGGGGGATTGCACCCTGCGGGAAGTGATGATCGAAGGGCCGGGGGGCATAAAAATCGTTCCGGCGTCCTCCGGCACCCAGCATCTGACTCATCTGTCTCCTCTGGAACATGCGGGCTTGATCAACGCCTTCAGCGACATCAGCGACGACCTGGACGTGCTGGTGATCGACACGGCGGCGGGCATCTCCGAACAAGTGCTCTCATTCGTGCGCGCGGCGCAGGAAGCCCTGGTGGTGGTGTGCGACGAACCCACCTCGATTACCGACGCTTATGCGGTCATCAAGCTGCTCAATAAGAACCACGATATGTACCGGTTCAGGGTGCTCGCCAACATGGTTCGCTCCGAGCAGGAAGGGCGGCATTTGTTCGGCAAATTATCCAAGGTCTCCGAACGCTTTTTGGAAGTTGCGCTACAATATGTAGGAAGCATTCCATTTGACGAAGCCGTACGCAAAGCGGTGCAACGGCAGCGTCCTGTATACGAAGCCTATCCACGCGCCAAAGCGTCCCTGGCGTTCCGCCAACTGGCGCAGAAAGTGGATAACTGGCCGTTGCCGACGGCGCCGAGAGGTAATTTGGAATTCTTTGTGGAGCGTCTGGTGCACAGTTAG